Genomic DNA from Urocitellus parryii isolate mUroPar1 chromosome 5, mUroPar1.hap1, whole genome shotgun sequence:
ttcctctgctaGCCTCTCAAACATGTTGGCATAGAGCTTTTTCTCTCGGGCAAGTTGCTTGCGGATCCGCTGCTGGCACACAGCCAGCTGGGTCTTGGCAGCTTTGTTGTTGGGGTAGAGCTGTAGGACCTTCTGGAAGTCAGCCCGTGCCAGGTCAAAGTCGTTCACAGCCAGGTGGGCCTCCCCCCGGCGGAAGAGGCCTTTCTCATTGTTGCTGTCCAGTTCCAGGGCCTACAGGTGCAGACAGGAAAGCAACACAGTAAGACTTAGGTGCTACAACTCATCTGGCTAAGGCTGGCTTCCAGCAAGATGAAAAGGATGAACAGCTGGTGCTACCTCAGAAAGAATAATGATTCAGAACTAGGAAGAAACTCATTTATAGGcccagggaaagaaaaggaagatggcAGGTCTttggatgaaagaaagaaagggcctttgatattttcttttctttcttttttttaaagaataaagaaggcAAGTAGGAGGGAGAGACTAAGAAACACAGTGAGAAATAACTCTTTAGTGCTCCCGCCTTCTTCTGTGCCAATTGCCTCTTACCCACTAAAGCCAAAGTGCTTGCAACTTGTATTCAATGCCTCTGGGCCTGTGATTTCAGAGCACCCAAGTGACATAGCCCATACTCCTAACCAGGTCACTGCAGATAAATTTCAGATATGCTGGAGCTTGCCCAGGCCTGCCATGAATGCTACCTCACCTTGTTACAGCTTTCAATGGCAGCTGAGAAGGCCTGCAGTTTCAGATGACACATGGCCAGGTTGAGGTGGGAGGCCAGTCGAAGGGCCTGTGCTTTCTGTACTTCCTCATTGGAAAAACTTGACTCGTATTCCAGCCAGGATACAATCTTCTTGTACTGTAGTAAGGCTTGCTTGTACTTGCCTTCCTAGAATGGGAGGGAGGCTTAAGCACCCAGCACAGGCCCAAAAGACATCAGTGACCCATGGATACAAAATTCCTGCTTTCTCCCGCTCTCCCTCTCAAGACCAACAGACTCAGATATACTAGGTGACAACTGCAGGTGCTAACCTCTCCACTTCAGTCATCAGGGGAAGGGTGGGTCAAGAGCAGCCCTCCCTAGGGGTGTCTCATGAAGTATGACTGTCATCTCACCTTGAAGTACACAGTGCCCCGCTCCTTCACTATGGTGCTCTGCTCCAGTTTCTCCTCAGAATTCATCTCCCAAGACTCCTTGGCCTGCCCAGGGGAGAGGAATGGTCAGCTTCCCCAAAGTCACTGTTAGGGTGGATCTGATTCCCCAAGGTTGTGAGCAAACTCACCTTCTCAAAACTCTTGAGGTGTATTTCATATCTCAGCTCTGCATATGGTGGAATCTGGAACTTTTCcttcccagtactgccaaaagcATAGCTGTAGGGGTGCAAAAGTCTATGGGTCATCTGGTAGGCTTCACCTGTTCTAGGCTTCAAGGGCTTTTTGGTCATTTCTTGAAAAGTACCTGCTCATCTCTTGAGACTTGGTTCAAATGTTTCACGTTTGACAAAATCTTTCCTAACCTCATTATACATACTATTATGTGGTCCTCCAGTTGTTTCTAGTCTTCTCAAAACTTGTGCAAGTATGATTACTAATTTAAATGGTACATTGACAGGAGGGTCACTAAAAGGTAAGAACGACAGTCTACCAGTCTTTGCACCCCTAGGAATTTCTAACAGTCTCTGGGACAGAGAAGCTATGTTCTAAATAAACGGTATtaataattaaatcaattaatGGGAGATGAAAATCTTGATGCTGGCAGAGAAAGGACAACAGACAACTGTGGCCACACTTCCAAATTTAATGAAAAGGTTATAATGGCCTACATGTTTAGTGTTCCTAGAGTTGCAGTGAACACAGGAAGGGAAGAAGACACAAACTGCCAATTTAACCATGGTCCTTCAGGTCTCTGAATTTTGTTTGCCCACCTGCTCTACAAAGTATCCATGCCTCACCTGGACTTGAGGTACACAACGGAATGTTCTCCTTTCTCCATGCGCTGAATGGCCTTCTCCAGCCCACAGGGCAGATCAAGACTTTCCCCCTCACCAATCTCAAAGCGGAGTTCCCGCTGGTCAAAGAGCTGGTCCTGGTGGTACCCTTCCAGTGTGACTGGCATGAAAAAGAGGCAATTACCAGGGTGTGATAGGACTAAGCACTGAGGAAGGATACCACCAGCTTTCCTACATATCCCCATCACTTCTTGCCCCCAAGATACCTGTCATATTCTTGAACGTAGAGAGAAGTAAAGAGAGTATGGCCCAACCCCTCATTTTATGGATAAGACAACAGGCTCAGAAAAAGGAAGTCACTTGCTTAAAACAACCCAGACCAACATATCAAGACTATATTGACCCACTCACCCCAATTTAGGATGCAGTGCATGGAGTATACACCTCcagacattatttttaaagcactggTCATAGTCATCATATCATCTACAGACTGCAACAGGTAATGGACCTCCATGTGTGCTCCATGGGCAGAGTTGGCAATTCTCTGTTAAAAAcccactttctgtctctatatatTTACCTAGTCTGgactttttatataaatagactATATTGACTCACCCTCCACAATGGCGCCCTCATTGGGCCGGGCATAGCCTTCACCCCGAGTCCGTATTCTGCGGATGATTCCACCATCTTCATCTTCTGTCAGATCTTCTCCCTTGAATTCAAACAGCTCAACCTATGGAAATAAGACACAAGgtaattatgtatgtatattctgccaaaatattttctgtcattaaaaaataataataaaaaaagattcaggGTGACCAAATCCTTCCTGCACTAACTCATTGCCAGGGAAATATAATTTCCTTCTCGTccaaaagatgagaaagaagtaCAATTGCCATATGAGATCTCACCACAGGGGCAATCAAGTAGTAACAAGAGTGGATAGAGTGGTTCTTCTGCCAAGTTTTTGGGAGCTGCCCTGATCTCTCCTTTGGCAGAGGCAGGCATTCCACACAGATTTCAGGAGAGCAATTCATTTCCTATCCTGCTTCACCTAACAAGGACACAAGAAGCCTAACCTGGCAAGTGTCAGACGTGACCTTCCATTTCTCAGTAGTCTTCAGAATGTTCCCCAATGTTAGTTGGCTTGACATTTTCAGAGTCAACAATGTCAGTTCTGTCTCCTCTGGGAAGCCCTTCCTCAACCCAACTTAATAGGCTTTCCGTCGAAAGCCCTATAGTACCAATATCCTGAATTGTGTTTCATAACTGAGAATACCTTCTGCTCTTCTGAGCCCTTTCAGTAAGAAAGTCTCAACCAAAAACCCTGCTTCCAGTCTGGAAGAGCTCTATGCACCCCTCTTCCAACTCAAAGCCTCCATAACTGACCACTTTCTGGCAGCAACAGAGCCAGCTGACCTCTCTATTTCTCCTCCTAAGGCCAGGCCCTCAGCCTTGGCTACATTGTCTCCAAGAGGCAGGAAGGGCTGGAGGGCAGCCAGGCTCTGGGCTGATATAAGGCCTGGCCCTTTGCCTGGATTTCTGTGGCCGGACACTCACCTCAAACACAAGCGTGGCATTGGGGGGGATCTTTGGAGGGCTGCCCGCTGAACCATAAGCATATTCTGGTTTGCAGGTGATGTGGCACACTTCCCCCACCTTCATGGTCGCTACAGCAATATCCCAAGCCTTGATGACCTCCCCTGCAGGTAGAGGCAAACAGCACCTCTTAGGAGGAGTATGACTCTAGGGTCAAACAGTACCCCCAAAAGAGAATTAATCACTGCACCCAGAGAAGCTGGACACCCTTTAGACAAAACCAGGTGATAGGAAGTTTGCATCAAGTGCTGTCAGGTCTCAGAACtctctagaattaaaaaaacaaagaaagaaagaaacaaaaaaccccccaaacaacAGGATGGGTAACAGATTGTGATTAACAACCCTTCAAGAATGGTTTGGAGAAGAGTTTCTGCTTGTAACAGCTTCTATCCATCTTAAAGTCTACCCTACCAGCTCAATAACCATGCCTACCTTTTCCCAGATCAAAGGAGAACTTGTCCTTGCGGTCCAGACTGGAGTCAAACTTTGTGCCATCTAATAGCCAGCCAGTGTAGTGGACTGTGACTCGGTCCCCAATCATGGGCATCTCTGTGCCTGTACCCTCTCGCTTGATGAcctaggaggaaggagaaagtgagTACCTCAGGGATGGGAGCAGATAGGGTCCCcaaattacctgcaagtttccAAGAGAAACATAATAGGACTCTTTTGTGTTTGCCCTTCCCAGCCTCCTTGTAAGCAGATTCAAGGTAATTTTcctatgattctttaaaaaaaaaaaaaaccaaaaaaacaaaaacttgtttttgtttatgaTTGCCGTTAAAGTCACTAAACTCTTTAGACCCTGACTGTAAAGCTGGAAGATAAAACCAATAAACAGTTGAATAAAGTTAGTTATCAGCAGCAAAAGGGGTAGTCTTTATGCTGCATTTCCTCATTCCTCTTGAAAGCCAGTGGTCATTAGAATAGAGTCTGGTTTGGATAGAAGAGGAGAGGTACATGAATAACGGAGAGAACAAAACAGTTCaaaatagggaaaagaaaaaggttacAAATAAGCACTGAAGTGGTCCATGAGCCTTAAACTTGGGATACGGGTTTTCCTGACTCAGACTTTAACTGAGTCCTTTATTTGAGGATCAGAGACATACAGGGTTCTGTACTCTCTTTAGAATTTAAAAGGGCGACCCCCACAGGCCACCTGGTGTGTGTATATACCTTCTGTGAGAACTCTTCCATGACAGAATGTATAGGGGCCTCAGGGAAGAATAAAAGGGGAAATGACCCTTTCTGGAATCAACCTTGTAAAAAACAGCAAGATGCTGGAGAGAGAGACATGTTCACAGGAGAGCAGCTGGAGCAAGTGCTGCAAGTATCAAAAGCCTTCTGGTCCAGGTGAAAGCTCCATGAGGTCTCTGGCTTCGCATATGCCACACACACATGGAATTGAGAAATGAGAAGCCGGGAGGAGAAAACAATGGCTGGGAGAGCGCACACAACGCGGGCTAGGATTTCGACGTCCTGGAGTGCCAGCAGAACCTGCTCTGAACCACCGCGGGTTGTCATGACCCCGGTCAAGATGTCCTCCTCCTTGCTCCTCGGGCTATTTGTGGTGGGGCGGTTACTGAGGAGTCGGCTCCAGGCAAAGCTCTTCCTTTCCGCCCCGCACCCCCAAGCCCTAACTCTGGAAGGCGCAGGGGGTGCGGGGGGGGGGAGTCTGCGGGGGGAGGAAACTACAGATCCCGGCATGCAACGCTCCTGGTTTCCCGGGACTGAAGGAGGGGGCCCAGCATGGCCGGGCGGGTGACCTCGTTAGGTCCCGGCATTTGGAAAGGAGGCCCCCGAGAGCGCCTGAACCTTTCTCGAGGCCAGGCCCGGCAACCGAGTTCACAAAGGGCTCTGGACCACGAAACCGCTCCCGAGAGCTGCTTCACGTCCTAGTTAATGTTTAACTCGAAGGGTGGGCGCGCTCTCGCACCACCGCCCAGGCTGCCAGGGACTTTCCGGCTACGGCCCGCGGGTCGCCAAGGGGCGAGGGCACGGTAGTGTCGGGGCAGGCCAGGCCCGGGCTCCGGCCCCGTACGCACGCTGCTTGGGCCCCCTGGCTGCGACTCGCGTGCGCTGCGGCCGCCCCGCCCCTCTCCGCCGCACCGTGCACGCTGGAGTTGGCGCTGCAGTCCCGGCCCCCTCCCGGGCCCAAGAGCTGCGGGCTGGGGGGCCCGACCCGGGCAACCGGCTTCCAGGGGGCCGCGAAAGGGCCCCTCGGCACCTAGGCCGACCCCTCCCGAGCGCGTTGTCGCTCATGCCACCCGCAACAACGCAGCCCAGTCCGGGAAGACTATGCCTCTGGCTGCAGGACCCAAAGGGCCAAGGCCGAAAGGTTGCGGCCGGGGGGTTCCGGGCCTGGCTGATCCCCGACAGGCCCTGGCCTCTCACCTTAAGCACGCCTTCGTCATGCTTGGGGCTGATGTCCACTCCCTCGAGGGGCAGAGGCGCAGACTGCGCCCCGCTTTCGGCTGCCTTCATCTCCTCGGCGGTCATCGCCGCTCGGCGCGCCGTTGGCTGTGGGAGCTAGATATGCGCGAGCCGGGCGCTCTGTGTCGCCGGGCCTGGGTGCCAGGAGTCGGCGGAGGGACTGCGAGGCGTCCGCCCACTGCGTATGGCTAGCTTGGAGGCTCGCGCACCTCTGGCTGCCGGCGCGCTCGCAGCCCGCGGCAGAGACGGGCGGGCGCGGAGGGGGCGGGCCTAGGGCGGCCGGGGGGAGCGATTGGTCCCACCCGCccagggggaggggctgggaggagccGCTGCTCTAGCGAGCGACTGAGGGGTTGGAGCAGAGAACTTTCTAGAGACGCCGGCTGCGGAGCCGGTTCGGGCTCTTGTTGGTAAAGGagcttaggatttttttttactctctggTACATTCCTCCTGTTGGCTGCCTACTGCCCACTCCCGGGACCCTCTTGGGATTCTGGGGACCAGTCCTTCCTCCCAGAGCTCTGCTCAGGTCC
This window encodes:
- the Fkbp4 gene encoding peptidyl-prolyl cis-trans isomerase FKBP4; translation: MTAEEMKAAESGAQSAPLPLEGVDISPKHDEGVLKVIKREGTGTEMPMIGDRVTVHYTGWLLDGTKFDSSLDRKDKFSFDLGKGEVIKAWDIAVATMKVGEVCHITCKPEYAYGSAGSPPKIPPNATLVFEVELFEFKGEDLTEDEDGGIIRRIRTRGEGYARPNEGAIVEVTLEGYHQDQLFDQRELRFEIGEGESLDLPCGLEKAIQRMEKGEHSVVYLKSSYAFGSTGKEKFQIPPYAELRYEIHLKSFEKAKESWEMNSEEKLEQSTIVKERGTVYFKEGKYKQALLQYKKIVSWLEYESSFSNEEVQKAQALRLASHLNLAMCHLKLQAFSAAIESCNKALELDSNNEKGLFRRGEAHLAVNDFDLARADFQKVLQLYPNNKAAKTQLAVCQQRIRKQLAREKKLYANMFERLAEEESKAKSEVAAGDHSTDTEMKDEQKNSVAGSQSQVETEA